Proteins encoded in a region of the Panicum hallii strain FIL2 chromosome 3, PHallii_v3.1, whole genome shotgun sequence genome:
- the LOC112883984 gene encoding GTP-binding nuclear protein Ran-2, with product MALPNQGTVDYPSFKLVIVGDGGTGKTTFVKRHLTGEFEKKYEPTIGVEVHPLDFTTNCGKIRFYCWDTAGQEKFGGLRDGYYIHGQCAIIMFDVTSRLTYKNVPTWHRDLCRVCENIPIVLCGNKVDVKNRQVKAKQVTFHRKKNLQYYEISAKSNYNFEKPFLYLARKLAGDPNLHFVEAVALKPPEVTIDMAMQQQHEAELAQAAAQPLPDDDDDLIE from the exons ATG GCGCTGCCAAACCAAGGGACTGTCGATTACCCCAGCTTCAAGCTCGTCATCGTTGGCGATGGCGGAACGG GTAAAACCACATTCGTGAAGAGGCATCTCACTGGAGAGTTTGAGAAGAAATATGAAC CaaccattggtgtggaagtTCATCCATTGGATTTCACTACTAACTGTGGTAAGATCCGTTTCTACTGCTGGGATACAGCTGGGCAAGAGAAGTTTGGTGGCCTCAGGGATGGATACTA TATCCATGGCCAGTGTGCGATCATTATGTTTGATGTAACCTCAAGGTTGACTTACAAGAACGTTCCTACATGGCATAGGGACCTGTGCAG GGTGTGTGAAAACATCCCCATTGTCCTGTGTGGTAACAAGGTTGACGTGAAGAACAGGCAGGTGAAGGCCAAGCAGGTCACCTTCCACAGGAAGAAGAACCTGCAGTACTATGAAATTTCTGCCAAGAGCAACTACAACTTTGAGAAGCCTTTCCTTTACCTTGCAAGGAAGTTGGCTGG GGATCCAAACCTTCACTTTGTCGAAGCCGTTGCTCTTAAGCCTCCGGAAGTTACCATTGACATGGCCATGCAGCAACA GCATGAAGCTGAGCTTGCTCAAGCTGCAGCACAACCTCTTCCTGATGACGATGACGATCTCATTGAGTAG